One Bacillus sp. 1780r2a1 DNA segment encodes these proteins:
- a CDS encoding 3-hydroxybutyrate dehydrogenase, whose product MIKDQVIVITGSARGIGFEIGKQFAENGGKIVLSDINQDAVEKAAASLRDLGYEAIGVKADVTSEEEIKNLIDTANNHFGAVHTIINNAGLQHVSPIEEFPTEKYELMLKIMLTAPFMAIKHAFPLMKKQGFGRIINVSSINGLIGFAGKAAYNSAKHGVIGLTKVAALEGAEHGITVNALCPGYVDTPLVRGQMEDLAKTRNVPLESVLEEVIYPLVPQKRLLDVSEIADYAIFLASDKAKGVTGQAVVMDGGYTAQ is encoded by the coding sequence ATGATTAAAGATCAAGTTATTGTTATTACAGGTTCAGCACGTGGGATTGGATTTGAAATTGGAAAGCAATTTGCTGAAAATGGTGGAAAAATTGTTCTTTCTGATATTAATCAAGACGCAGTCGAAAAAGCAGCAGCGTCTCTTCGGGATTTAGGTTACGAAGCAATTGGTGTAAAAGCAGACGTAACCAGTGAAGAAGAGATTAAAAACTTAATTGATACAGCTAACAATCACTTTGGTGCAGTTCACACAATCATAAACAATGCTGGCTTACAGCACGTATCACCAATTGAAGAGTTTCCGACTGAAAAGTATGAATTGATGCTCAAAATTATGCTAACAGCTCCATTTATGGCGATTAAGCATGCGTTCCCACTTATGAAGAAGCAAGGTTTTGGTCGCATTATTAATGTTTCATCTATTAACGGGTTAATCGGCTTTGCTGGGAAAGCAGCATACAACAGTGCTAAGCACGGCGTAATTGGTTTGACAAAAGTAGCGGCATTAGAAGGTGCTGAGCACGGTATTACCGTGAACGCTTTATGTCCGGGCTACGTTGATACTCCACTTGTTCGTGGTCAAATGGAAGACTTAGCAAAAACACGTAACGTACCATTGGAAAGCGTATTAGAAGAAGTCATCTATCCACTCGTACCACAAAAACGCTTACTAGACGTTAGTGAAATTGCAGATTATGCAATTTTCTTAGCAAGTGACAAAGCTAAAGGTGTCACAGGTCAAGCTGTTGTAATGGACGGCGGTTATACGGCTCAATAA
- a CDS encoding GntP family permease: protein MVILLGLLLLMFFAYLGWSIIWVAPVVATFVAYFSGLDVLPTYADVYMGGFVDFAAKWFPIFLLGAIFGKLMEDTGAAKSLAQRIAKVFGSKRAILGVLVACAILTYGGVSLFVVVFAIYPLAIALFREANVSRNLLPATIALGAFTFTMTAIPGTPQIQNLIPTDTFKTDAMAGSIIGIVSGLMMAVGGYLWLAYRDKKLKAKGEGFTEPAGWKEERNDKPAGNFVVALLPLLVVVFTLNILKWEPIISLLIGIVSIFILNAKQYKTFVSSVNEGAKGSVMAVINTSAAVGFGSVITAVPEFKDITNLLLNVSSNPLVSEGLSVQVLAMITGSASGGMGIALQALGDTWYQLSQTGAVSADALHRIASVASGASILPHNGALLTLLAVTGLRHKETYKDVFVVALIIPTLALIVGIMLAAVGIV, encoded by the coding sequence ATGGTGATTTTACTTGGTTTACTGCTGCTTATGTTTTTTGCTTATCTAGGCTGGTCTATTATCTGGGTAGCGCCTGTGGTAGCAACATTCGTGGCTTATTTTAGCGGATTGGACGTGCTTCCTACGTATGCCGATGTGTATATGGGAGGATTCGTTGATTTTGCTGCGAAGTGGTTTCCAATTTTCCTATTAGGAGCAATTTTTGGGAAGCTAATGGAGGATACAGGAGCTGCTAAATCATTGGCACAGCGAATTGCAAAAGTATTTGGCAGCAAACGAGCAATTCTTGGTGTATTAGTAGCATGTGCAATTTTAACATATGGCGGCGTGAGTTTATTTGTTGTTGTATTTGCTATTTATCCACTTGCCATTGCGTTATTTCGTGAAGCGAACGTTTCGCGTAATTTGCTGCCAGCGACAATTGCACTTGGAGCGTTTACTTTTACAATGACAGCGATTCCAGGAACGCCACAGATTCAAAATTTAATCCCAACTGATACGTTTAAGACAGATGCGATGGCAGGTTCCATTATTGGAATAGTGTCGGGCTTAATGATGGCAGTCGGGGGCTATTTGTGGTTAGCTTATCGTGACAAAAAGCTAAAGGCCAAAGGTGAGGGCTTTACAGAACCAGCTGGATGGAAAGAAGAAAGGAATGATAAACCAGCAGGGAATTTTGTTGTTGCATTGCTTCCATTACTCGTGGTTGTTTTTACTCTTAACATCTTGAAGTGGGAACCAATTATCTCTTTATTAATTGGGATTGTCTCTATTTTTATTTTAAATGCCAAGCAGTATAAAACATTTGTTTCATCTGTTAATGAAGGAGCCAAAGGTTCAGTAATGGCAGTCATTAATACAAGTGCTGCTGTTGGGTTTGGATCAGTTATTACAGCTGTTCCTGAATTTAAAGATATTACAAATTTGCTTCTAAACGTATCAAGCAATCCGCTTGTTTCAGAAGGACTAAGCGTACAGGTGCTTGCAATGATTACCGGTTCAGCATCAGGTGGTATGGGAATTGCGCTTCAAGCATTGGGAGATACCTGGTATCAGCTTTCTCAAACTGGAGCAGTTAGTGCAGATGCGCTACATCGTATTGCCAGCGTGGCATCAGGTGCCTCTATATTACCTCATAATGGGGCATTATTAACACTGCTTGCCGTAACGGGTTTAAGACATAAAGAAACGTATAAAGATGTATTTGTGGTTGCGTTAATTATCCCAACGCTTGCATTAATAGTAGGGATAATGCTAGCAGCAGTTGGAATTGTATAA
- a CDS encoding DUF4188 domain-containing protein, with protein MAKQIHSGRYTVDSSENMVVFIIGMRINKLFSFSKWLPVFMAMPPMIKELYQNKELGFLHTEISFSWKTITLIQYWKSFEQLESYAKGSRHLKAWKKFNQRIGSDGTVGIYHETYKVEENAYESIYANMPLFGLAKAKGHRPVNRGLESARERLTKEQL; from the coding sequence TTGGCAAAGCAGATTCACAGCGGGCGCTATACGGTAGATTCAAGCGAAAATATGGTTGTGTTTATTATCGGTATGAGAATTAATAAACTATTTTCTTTCTCAAAATGGCTTCCTGTATTTATGGCCATGCCGCCTATGATTAAAGAACTTTATCAAAACAAAGAGCTTGGTTTTTTACATACGGAAATATCTTTTTCATGGAAAACCATTACTTTAATACAATACTGGAAAAGCTTTGAACAACTTGAGTCTTATGCAAAAGGATCTCGTCATTTAAAAGCATGGAAGAAGTTTAATCAGCGAATTGGAAGCGATGGAACAGTTGGAATCTATCATGAAACGTATAAAGTCGAAGAAAATGCATATGAGTCCATTTATGCAAACATGCCGCTGTTTGGGCTTGCAAAAGCAAAAGGACACAGACCTGTAAATCGAGGGTTAGAGTCTGCGAGAGAAAGATTGACGAAAGAGCAGTTATAA
- a CDS encoding polysaccharide biosynthesis protein, translating into MNNKLVRGTLFLTAATLISKILGFVYIIPFMNLVGDEGYALYKYAYGPYGLMISLSTMGLPLAVSKYVSKYNELGNYRASQDLLRFGLFLMMVTGFIACATLYALAPTLAHFVVGRQDGSGNSMDDVIYVIRMVSFALLIIPAMSLLRGYFQGNQSMGPSALSTVIEQVVRVVFIVCGAYAVLTMFNGSITSAVGVATFGAAVGGGAGLLVLVIVYQKRKHFIYKQVQNSQENKSISIASMLKELLSYSIPFVIVGLAIPIYQNIDTFTVNALFQSIGYTQEKAETINAVIGLAQILVMIPVSLATAFGMSLLPSITTSYTKGAENEVKQKITQVLQLFFFLTFPAAVGLSLLAKPIYRMIFPSGSSYELGGFVLQWYAPMAILFGLFTITAAILQGVNQQKKVIVGLLTGIILKFILNIALLSSFKELAPILATYIGYGVSVLYNFHLIKKALSYRIIPELAKVKISIMHVALMGIVVFIMNKLLTVQLTGVVQDHMVSVLTATLSTIAGACIYAGCSFSNKQIRELFKKPRRKAS; encoded by the coding sequence ATGAATAACAAGTTAGTACGTGGCACGCTCTTTTTAACAGCTGCTACGCTTATCTCAAAAATCTTAGGGTTTGTTTATATTATTCCATTTATGAACTTGGTCGGAGATGAAGGATACGCTCTTTACAAATATGCGTATGGGCCTTATGGTCTTATGATTAGCTTGTCGACAATGGGTCTCCCGCTAGCCGTTTCTAAATATGTGTCAAAATATAATGAGCTAGGAAACTATCGGGCAAGTCAAGATTTATTAAGGTTTGGCTTATTTTTAATGATGGTGACTGGGTTTATAGCATGCGCAACTTTATATGCTTTAGCTCCAACTCTAGCTCATTTCGTCGTTGGAAGGCAAGACGGAAGTGGAAATAGTATGGATGACGTAATTTACGTAATTCGAATGGTCAGCTTTGCTCTTCTCATTATTCCAGCAATGAGCTTGCTACGAGGATATTTTCAAGGTAATCAATCAATGGGACCTTCGGCTTTGAGTACGGTAATTGAGCAGGTCGTTCGCGTTGTATTTATTGTATGTGGAGCGTATGCTGTGTTAACGATGTTTAATGGTAGTATAACGAGCGCGGTTGGAGTGGCGACATTTGGCGCAGCAGTAGGAGGGGGCGCAGGTCTTCTTGTATTAGTTATTGTGTATCAAAAGCGCAAGCATTTTATTTACAAACAAGTACAGAACAGCCAAGAAAATAAAAGCATTTCCATTGCTTCAATGTTAAAAGAGCTATTAAGTTATAGCATTCCATTTGTGATTGTTGGATTAGCCATTCCTATCTATCAAAATATTGATACGTTTACAGTTAATGCATTGTTTCAGTCAATCGGCTATACCCAGGAAAAAGCTGAAACAATCAACGCAGTTATTGGCCTTGCGCAAATTTTGGTAATGATTCCAGTCTCACTAGCAACTGCTTTTGGGATGTCGCTGCTACCAAGCATTACGACTTCTTATACAAAAGGCGCCGAAAATGAAGTTAAGCAGAAAATCACGCAGGTTCTGCAGCTCTTTTTCTTTTTGACGTTTCCGGCTGCGGTTGGTTTATCGCTGTTAGCAAAACCTATTTATCGAATGATTTTTCCATCAGGCAGCAGCTATGAGCTGGGAGGTTTTGTTCTCCAATGGTACGCACCCATGGCCATTTTATTTGGTTTATTCACTATTACAGCAGCTATTTTACAAGGGGTTAACCAGCAGAAAAAAGTAATTGTTGGTCTACTAACTGGTATTATACTGAAGTTCATTCTAAATATTGCACTGCTTTCATCTTTTAAAGAACTTGCACCAATTTTGGCTACGTACATAGGGTACGGTGTATCCGTTTTATATAATTTTCACCTTATTAAAAAAGCTCTGTCGTATCGTATTATACCTGAGCTTGCCAAAGTGAAAATATCCATTATGCACGTTGCATTAATGGGAATCGTTGTGTTTATCATGAACAAATTGTTAACGGTTCAGTTAACAGGCGTTGTGCAGGATCACATGGTTTCTGTTCTTACCGCTACTCTTTCAACGATAGCAGGAGCATGTATTTACGCGGGATGCAGTTTTAGTAACAAGCAAATACGAGAGCTATTTAAAAAGCCAAGGAGAAAAGCATCATGA
- a CDS encoding DsbA family oxidoreductase — MKIEVWSDFVCPFCYIGKRRLEDALAQFPHRDDVEVEFKSFELDPNAPLNTGQTINEALAKKYGMTVEQAQQANEGIGQQAKSVGLTFNFDNMKPTNTFDAHRLAKFAKTKGLEEAITEKLLYAYFTDSKDLGDRDVLVSVAEEAGVNRSEALAVLEDKTAYSNDVRIDESLAQQYGVTGVPFFVINQKYAISGAQPKETFTSALEKVWAEENPAPKLQDLSGDGSADAACVDGNCAVPPKDEQ; from the coding sequence ATGAAAATTGAAGTATGGTCAGACTTTGTTTGTCCGTTTTGTTATATTGGAAAACGTCGTTTAGAAGATGCTCTTGCGCAGTTTCCGCATAGAGACGATGTTGAAGTAGAATTTAAAAGCTTTGAGCTTGATCCAAATGCTCCGTTAAATACGGGTCAAACTATTAATGAAGCGTTAGCCAAAAAGTATGGTATGACGGTTGAACAAGCGCAGCAAGCGAATGAAGGTATTGGCCAGCAGGCTAAAAGTGTTGGATTAACGTTTAATTTCGATAACATGAAGCCGACGAATACCTTTGATGCTCACCGTTTAGCAAAGTTTGCTAAAACAAAAGGTCTAGAAGAAGCAATTACTGAAAAATTACTATATGCGTATTTTACGGACTCAAAAGATCTTGGGGATCGTGATGTGTTAGTAAGCGTAGCGGAAGAAGCTGGGGTGAATCGCTCAGAAGCTTTAGCAGTTCTAGAAGATAAAACAGCTTACTCAAATGATGTTCGTATTGATGAAAGCTTAGCCCAGCAATACGGCGTAACAGGTGTTCCGTTTTTCGTAATTAATCAAAAGTATGCAATTTCAGGTGCTCAGCCAAAAGAAACGTTCACTAGTGCTCTTGAAAAAGTATGGGCAGAAGAAAACCCTGCTCCTAAGCTACAGGATTTGTCTGGAGATGGCTCTGCAGATGCAGCCTGTGTGGATGGCAATTGTGCCGTTCCACCAAAAGATGAACAATAA
- a CDS encoding DUF4825 domain-containing protein, with protein sequence MLKYMKLFLFSLSVLLLLNGCSSANTTKNLFEFKDSYIGDNSAVVHIVHQLLHEEEFKKLKLQTKKQPYGIHLTYEDISGADNEREKVAIYNATFIFALIQNVDWIIFQFDNAEYKLTKEELEGWYGKQLSDFSNEKSLKELATNYLNDEEKVKKLFH encoded by the coding sequence TTGCTTAAGTATATGAAACTATTTTTATTTTCCTTATCGGTACTACTCCTTTTAAACGGCTGTAGTTCAGCTAATACGACTAAAAATTTATTCGAATTTAAAGATTCCTACATCGGAGATAATAGCGCAGTGGTACATATTGTTCACCAACTCTTACATGAAGAAGAGTTTAAAAAGCTTAAGCTTCAGACAAAAAAACAGCCGTATGGTATCCATTTAACATATGAAGACATCAGTGGAGCAGACAATGAGCGTGAGAAAGTAGCTATTTATAACGCTACCTTTATCTTCGCATTAATTCAAAATGTAGATTGGATTATCTTTCAATTTGATAATGCTGAATATAAGCTTACAAAAGAGGAGCTGGAAGGCTGGTATGGTAAACAGCTAAGCGATTTCTCAAATGAAAAGTCATTAAAAGAATTGGCTACAAATTATCTAAACGACGAAGAAAAAGTGAAGAAACTATTCCATTAA
- a CDS encoding AhpC/TSA family protein, with translation MSTLQEEIQDYKKVFKQKASKEKQEKMKQATEELEKSGIAQGLKVGNQAPDFTLLDATGQKVSFKNLLQKGPVIVTFYRGGWCPYCNLELKAYQRELTAIKEAGGELVAISPELPDSSLSTKEKNELEFIVLSDEGNKVAEEFNLVFKMPDYLIDLYKESGLDVSGHNGNNDWELPKPATFVVDQQGRVVFADVDSDYTKRTEPSKVIDVLKNL, from the coding sequence TTGTCAACATTACAAGAAGAAATTCAAGACTATAAAAAAGTATTTAAGCAAAAAGCGTCCAAAGAAAAGCAAGAAAAAATGAAACAAGCCACAGAAGAGCTTGAGAAATCAGGTATTGCTCAAGGTTTAAAAGTTGGTAATCAAGCACCTGATTTTACACTATTAGATGCTACTGGCCAAAAGGTTTCATTCAAAAACCTCCTTCAAAAGGGACCTGTAATTGTAACATTCTATCGCGGAGGTTGGTGCCCTTATTGTAACCTTGAATTAAAAGCTTACCAACGTGAACTTACAGCAATTAAAGAAGCTGGTGGGGAACTAGTTGCTATTAGTCCTGAATTGCCAGATTCTTCGTTATCAACAAAAGAGAAAAATGAACTTGAGTTTATTGTTTTAAGTGATGAAGGAAATAAAGTAGCAGAAGAGTTTAACTTGGTGTTTAAAATGCCGGACTATTTAATTGATTTGTATAAAGAGTCAGGCCTTGATGTAAGTGGACATAATGGAAATAACGACTGGGAACTACCAAAGCCAGCTACTTTTGTTGTTGACCAACAAGGTAGAGTGGTATTTGCTGACGTTGATTCAGATTATACAAAACGTACAGAACCTTCTAAAGTTATAGACGTGTTAAAAAATCTATAA
- a CDS encoding LysR family transcriptional regulator, translating to MEIRDLHYFIEVANHKNFTKAAAAVHLSQTALSKAVKKIETELGVELLDRSMRELKLTDAGQVVYNQALKALSTLDKLPNLLDDLMNLQSGELKLGIPPLIGTLFFPRIAKGFNDLYPNVSLELVEYGAKRIETLVEEDQVDLGIIMLPVNKHQDAFHIYPFIEEQFLLYVHESHPFASRQFVTLEQLKDEKFIMFSEEFTLHHRLIQETLRTGFMPNIAYKTSQWDLIIELIAAKLGIGILPESLSKKVTDPSVTTVPIHDELLRWELGVITRKEKYMSFALKELLAFLTSSTDKKQ from the coding sequence ATGGAAATTAGAGATTTACACTATTTTATTGAGGTAGCCAACCATAAAAATTTTACAAAAGCTGCTGCTGCTGTTCATCTATCACAAACAGCGCTAAGCAAAGCCGTTAAAAAAATTGAAACAGAACTAGGTGTTGAGTTACTGGACCGCTCAATGCGTGAGCTAAAGCTAACTGATGCTGGACAAGTTGTTTATAACCAAGCATTAAAAGCGCTTTCTACATTAGATAAGCTCCCTAACCTACTTGATGACTTAATGAATTTACAAAGCGGCGAGCTAAAGCTCGGGATTCCACCGCTTATTGGTACGTTGTTTTTCCCTAGAATCGCCAAAGGGTTTAATGACCTTTATCCTAATGTTTCGCTAGAACTAGTCGAATACGGCGCAAAGCGAATCGAAACGCTTGTTGAAGAAGATCAAGTGGATTTGGGAATTATTATGCTTCCAGTTAACAAGCACCAAGATGCTTTTCATATTTATCCTTTTATTGAAGAGCAATTTTTACTTTATGTACACGAAAGCCATCCTTTTGCTAGCCGCCAATTCGTAACGCTTGAACAGCTAAAAGATGAAAAATTCATTATGTTTAGCGAAGAGTTTACCCTTCATCACCGGCTAATTCAAGAGACTTTACGCACCGGCTTTATGCCTAATATTGCTTATAAAACTTCACAGTGGGATTTAATTATTGAGTTAATCGCAGCAAAGCTGGGCATTGGTATCCTGCCTGAATCTTTGTCTAAAAAAGTAACGGACCCTTCCGTAACAACTGTGCCTATTCATGATGAATTATTAAGGTGGGAACTAGGCGTTATTACGCGTAAAGAAAAATATATGTCATTTGCCTTAAAGGAGCTTCTTGCTTTTTTAACTTCTTCTACGGACAAGAAACAATAA
- a CDS encoding phosphoglycerate mutase family protein, which produces MKIVFIRHGKSAWKENKKISSEEFRQWVSAYNEKGVQEEKEYPQSTVEIVASSGIVLTSDLKRSQHSANLLTRGSRLNSDSIFREVELPQCTFGQFIKCKPAVWLVMLRLLWMAGYSQSCESYKQAKKRAKIGAERLVQYAKNKQTVVLVGHGFFNRLLAKELEKMGWVTYEKMSSKHWKCITYEFVME; this is translated from the coding sequence ATGAAAATAGTATTTATAAGACATGGTAAATCTGCTTGGAAAGAAAATAAAAAAATAAGCAGTGAAGAATTTCGTCAATGGGTGTCAGCTTATAACGAAAAAGGCGTTCAGGAAGAAAAAGAGTATCCGCAGTCAACTGTCGAAATTGTTGCTAGCAGCGGCATCGTACTAACGAGTGACTTAAAAAGAAGTCAACACTCAGCTAATCTATTGACGAGAGGATCACGCTTAAACTCAGACAGCATCTTTAGAGAAGTAGAGCTCCCTCAATGTACATTTGGTCAGTTCATTAAATGCAAACCAGCTGTTTGGCTTGTCATGTTAAGACTTTTATGGATGGCTGGTTATAGTCAGTCATGTGAATCTTACAAACAGGCGAAAAAGCGAGCGAAAATTGGAGCAGAACGCTTAGTTCAATATGCCAAAAATAAACAGACAGTTGTCCTTGTTGGTCACGGATTTTTTAATCGTTTACTCGCAAAAGAACTGGAGAAAATGGGCTGGGTTACATATGAAAAAATGAGCAGCAAACATTGGAAATGCATTACATATGAGTTTGTCATGGAGTGA